One window from the genome of Pseudoalteromonas sp. '520P1 No. 423' encodes:
- the queE gene encoding 7-carboxy-7-deazaguanine synthase QueE, whose protein sequence is MYKINEIFETIQGEASFTGTPSIFIRLQGCPVGCSWCDTKQTWEASDVYKVDLQKTVEKKADSELWADSSAEKIISLIKDKGYQAKHIVITGGEPCMFDLNPMCELLHDNGFSTQLETSGTFEIKVPEKTWVTVSPKINMRGGYPVLKSAMLRANEIKHPIAMMKHVEELEDLLEEMGIQPALVYLQPISQKAKATRLAVDVCIAKNWRLSVQVHKYLGIN, encoded by the coding sequence TTGTACAAAATCAATGAAATATTCGAAACTATCCAAGGTGAAGCTAGTTTTACTGGTACACCTTCTATTTTTATCCGCTTACAGGGATGCCCTGTAGGTTGTTCTTGGTGTGATACCAAGCAGACTTGGGAAGCATCTGATGTTTATAAAGTTGATTTACAAAAAACTGTAGAGAAAAAAGCAGATTCAGAACTGTGGGCTGATAGCTCTGCTGAGAAAATCATTTCTTTAATTAAAGATAAAGGTTATCAGGCGAAACATATTGTGATCACCGGAGGTGAGCCATGTATGTTTGATTTGAACCCGATGTGCGAATTGTTACACGATAATGGCTTTTCAACGCAGTTAGAAACAAGCGGAACTTTTGAGATTAAAGTACCAGAAAAAACTTGGGTGACAGTATCACCTAAGATCAATATGCGCGGTGGTTATCCCGTTTTAAAATCAGCAATGCTCAGAGCAAATGAAATTAAACACCCCATTGCGATGATGAAACATGTTGAAGAACTAGAAGATTTATTAGAGGAAATGGGTATTCAACCAGCGTTAGTGTACTTACAGCCTATTAGCCAAAAAGCAAAAGCAACACGGTTGGCTGTAGATGTATGTATCGCTAAAAATTGGCGCTTATCAGTGCAAGTACATAAGTATCTAGGCATTAATTAA
- a CDS encoding ATP-binding protein: MELKAKNLPKLFELFFTTKRGQGGSGLGLNIVYNLVTQSLKGTITCESKLGSCAKFIIHFTCEIINW, translated from the coding sequence GTGGAATTGAAAGCAAAAAATTTACCAAAGTTATTTGAACTATTTTTTACCACTAAGAGAGGCCAAGGAGGCAGTGGATTGGGGTTAAATATTGTTTATAACTTAGTAACACAATCTTTAAAAGGCACTATTACCTGCGAGAGTAAGCTAGGAAGTTGTGCTAAATTTATCATCCACTTCACCTGTGAGATCATTAACTGGTAA
- a CDS encoding LysR substrate-binding domain-containing protein has translation MIDVKHLKTLSTLKETGSLVNTARELFLTQSALSHQIKDLENKLDCQLFERKTHPVRFTPQGMLLIELAQEVLPKVEATKCRIKESLNQPISQLRLSVECHACFHWLLPTIKEFNNFWPDIKIDYERGFSYDAIPELLNDELDLVLTSDMREPEHLEYAHMFDFKLKLIVSPDHELAKKAYVTALDLKDETIISYPIPRQRQDIFKYFIQNARYDGNLKTVDQGLLIFQLVSAGMGVAALPDWLVTPYESQGLIKSIPLGALGLTRPMYLAMKRNMKDNPVYRHFINTCKQTTR, from the coding sequence ATGATTGATGTAAAGCATTTAAAAACACTTTCAACACTCAAAGAAACAGGTTCTTTGGTTAATACTGCTCGCGAATTATTTTTAACTCAATCTGCATTATCTCACCAAATTAAAGACCTAGAAAATAAGCTTGATTGCCAACTATTTGAGCGTAAAACTCATCCAGTTCGATTTACACCTCAAGGCATGCTACTGATTGAGCTTGCTCAAGAAGTATTACCTAAGGTAGAAGCAACAAAATGCCGAATAAAAGAAAGTTTAAATCAGCCTATTTCTCAGCTTAGGCTCAGTGTTGAATGCCACGCTTGTTTTCATTGGCTTTTACCTACAATAAAAGAATTTAATAACTTTTGGCCTGATATAAAAATTGATTATGAAAGAGGCTTTAGTTATGACGCGATACCTGAATTATTAAATGATGAGCTTGATTTAGTTTTAACGTCTGACATGCGCGAACCTGAGCACCTAGAATATGCGCATATGTTTGATTTCAAATTAAAATTAATTGTATCACCGGATCATGAGCTTGCTAAAAAAGCCTATGTGACGGCGCTTGATTTAAAAGACGAGACTATCATCTCATATCCTATCCCACGTCAACGCCAAGATATATTTAAATATTTCATACAAAATGCCCGCTATGACGGCAATTTAAAAACGGTTGATCAAGGATTATTAATTTTTCAATTAGTGAGTGCTGGAATGGGAGTTGCGGCATTACCAGATTGGTTAGTCACGCCATACGAGAGCCAAGGTTTAATAAAATCAATACCTTTAGGTGCCTTAGGATTAACACGTCCTATGTACCTGGCGATGAAAAGAAATATGAAAGATAATCCTGTTTACAGACACTTTATAAATACTTGTAAACAAACAACCAGATAA
- a CDS encoding EAL domain-containing protein: MPKVNDANNNTKPSDLLDPLEQKSQQLSIINQFSLSLIQINNLEQLFSYVVNEVVSKLGFPDCVIYLADHEKQELKQVAAMGKTNDDGQYYIKQNKIPFSLGNTGHVAVSGQPQMINDLSLSDRYLPDITPAKSEICVPLIDNNNVIGVIDCEHPQKNYFNGSHLEILTTVALMLSTKINQCQTLIDLNKTVVQLNEAQKLEQGLLKIANLTYEACNMAEFYENLHEIINSLLNAKNLFIGLFNKKTKQLELPYILEAGIRSSDIRVFSAEQTNNTASAYMLKTKTSLLLSKADFKSHLAKKHFQLVGDSPHSWLGVPFEINEQFNGLIVTQSYDNNIAYSHRDQDILTYISRQVSLAIDKELTHKALTHKAMHDQLTGLANRSLLIDRLEQGINRLDRQPDLKFHALLYLDFDRFKIINDTLGHQVGDHFLIKICKKINENIRQVDTFARLGGDEFAILMEDLDSESQVANLVERIKASLSEPLIVDGHILKASTSIGISYAINSTDLAYQVLQCADTAMYEAKSLGRGQSQVFNESMRNKMKGAAILESDIQNGIENNEFELFYQPIFEVATNLVTGFEALVRWHHPTKGFVLPNDFIKAAEDSGQILQLDLYLLDQAAKQISIWQTQTNNDFTITVNVSSRHFSSLDFVTFIRKLYETYQLKTGSLCIEITESGLIENLSLATQIIEGLKSLGLKLYLDDFGTGYSALGYLHQLPIQVLKIDKSFIDNLKNGHKNPLVDAILTLAESLNLEVVAEGIETQEQLDILKLTSCNYGQGYLKAKPLHAKDAAKLFGKQI; this comes from the coding sequence ATGCCTAAAGTTAATGATGCAAATAACAATACTAAACCATCTGACTTATTAGATCCTTTAGAACAAAAATCCCAGCAGCTAAGCATCATTAATCAATTCTCGTTATCTTTAATTCAAATTAATAACCTTGAACAACTGTTCAGCTATGTCGTAAATGAAGTTGTTAGTAAACTTGGGTTTCCTGATTGTGTTATCTATTTAGCTGATCATGAAAAGCAAGAGTTAAAACAAGTAGCTGCGATGGGTAAAACGAATGACGATGGTCAATATTACATTAAACAAAATAAAATTCCCTTTTCTTTAGGCAATACAGGTCATGTTGCAGTTTCAGGGCAACCACAAATGATCAATGATTTATCTCTTAGTGATAGATATTTACCGGATATTACACCCGCAAAGTCAGAGATTTGCGTACCTTTGATCGACAATAATAATGTGATTGGTGTGATTGACTGCGAGCACCCACAAAAAAATTATTTTAATGGAAGTCATTTAGAAATATTAACAACCGTGGCTTTAATGTTAAGTACAAAAATAAATCAATGCCAAACATTAATCGACTTAAATAAAACCGTTGTTCAGCTCAATGAAGCACAAAAGCTTGAGCAAGGGCTGCTAAAAATAGCAAATCTAACTTACGAAGCCTGTAATATGGCTGAGTTTTACGAGAATCTTCATGAAATAATCAATTCCTTGCTTAATGCTAAAAATTTATTTATCGGATTATTTAATAAAAAAACAAAACAATTAGAGTTACCTTATATTCTAGAAGCTGGAATACGTAGTTCAGATATAAGAGTATTCTCTGCCGAACAAACCAATAACACAGCTTCTGCCTATATGCTAAAAACGAAGACCTCTTTGTTGCTAAGTAAAGCGGATTTTAAATCTCATCTTGCAAAAAAACACTTTCAATTAGTTGGTGACTCCCCTCATTCATGGTTAGGCGTGCCATTTGAAATAAATGAGCAATTTAATGGTCTTATCGTGACCCAAAGCTATGATAATAACATTGCTTATAGCCATCGCGATCAAGATATTTTGACATACATAAGCAGGCAAGTCAGTTTAGCGATAGATAAAGAACTTACACATAAAGCGCTTACTCATAAAGCCATGCATGATCAATTAACAGGCCTTGCAAATAGATCATTATTGATTGATCGCTTAGAGCAAGGAATAAACCGCTTAGACAGGCAGCCCGATTTAAAATTCCATGCTTTATTATATTTAGACTTTGATAGATTCAAAATTATAAATGACACTTTAGGCCACCAAGTAGGCGATCATTTTCTAATTAAAATTTGTAAAAAAATTAATGAAAACATCCGTCAAGTTGATACATTCGCCCGTTTGGGAGGAGATGAATTTGCAATATTAATGGAAGATTTAGACAGCGAATCACAAGTAGCTAACTTAGTAGAGCGGATCAAAGCCTCTTTATCTGAGCCTCTTATCGTTGATGGTCACATTCTAAAAGCCTCTACTAGCATAGGTATCTCTTATGCCATCAATTCAACAGACTTAGCATATCAAGTATTGCAATGTGCGGATACTGCAATGTATGAAGCCAAGTCATTAGGCAGAGGACAATCTCAAGTCTTTAATGAATCAATGCGCAATAAAATGAAAGGCGCTGCCATTTTAGAAAGTGACATACAAAATGGTATTGAAAATAATGAGTTTGAACTCTTTTACCAACCTATATTTGAGGTTGCGACTAATTTAGTAACGGGATTTGAAGCATTAGTTCGTTGGCACCACCCAACTAAAGGCTTTGTTTTACCAAACGATTTTATTAAGGCTGCTGAAGATAGTGGTCAAATATTACAACTTGATTTGTATTTACTTGACCAAGCAGCCAAACAAATATCAATTTGGCAAACACAAACTAATAACGACTTTACAATTACTGTAAATGTATCATCAAGACACTTTTCTAGCTTAGATTTTGTCACCTTTATAAGAAAGCTATATGAAACATATCAGTTAAAAACTGGCTCTTTATGCATTGAAATTACCGAGTCAGGTTTAATTGAAAACCTATCATTAGCAACGCAAATCATTGAAGGGTTAAAATCTTTAGGCTTAAAACTTTACTTAGACGATTTTGGTACAGGCTATTCTGCATTAGGATATTTACATCAATTGCCAATTCAAGTATTGAAGATTGATAAAAGTTTTATCGATAATCTAAAAAATGGCCATAAAAACCCCCTTGTAGACGCTATATTAACTTTAGCAGAATCACTTAATTTAGAGGTTGTTGCTGAGGGAATTGAAACACAAGAACAGCTAGATATATTAAAACTTACCAGTTGTAATTACGGTCAAGGTTATTTAAAAGCAAAACCTTTGCATGCTAAGGATGCAGCTAAATTATTTGGTAAACAAATTTAA
- a CDS encoding collagenase, whose product MIKNKLSLLSSALCLSLLSACNSTLDNTEISPADIKVMQILDAKDNWSFELTTSEHLNKVTERIIYLSENKFNNSELDSLLYFLRGFSYYGDTKQITDSSWLQLEQALTTLNKSGLLNLNHNSNARLVEHYAVALYRFYNQDILSAKVGPHLNTLSQLVQLPIDIENSPSQYAKWELIRAMAFLTYEAKNNKVLAGAILANQNWLPSLKALIKQSGWQAEHALWALAYQHKILHEGAKKQLDTHVWQLVDNMELELNKKQFLFSQRYLVNSFRGLSECNSDFEGKCSFPTIDEALPINHQCSDSLFIRANEMNKSQLETSCNKLTSQESQFHSLLNTKNQPAANDHNQSLRVVIFDNYSQYNQYGQMVFDIHTDNGGMYIEGTPSDPNNQATFYSYEVFWQRPDFKVWNLNHEYVHYLDGRFSKYGSFGHFPSHLVWWSEGLAELVSRQKVNPKAYQEAKETAKEEWPTLEEIFATTYIDGSKRVYKWSYLAINYLSQVDLQGVQLLSQHLKNDFFDGYKAQLDSLAQKHQAGFVAFLDKQLKNGANKDLQVKKDKSPKKLYRYLYRDYLMPKSLKLTQKHNHIL is encoded by the coding sequence ATGATAAAAAATAAACTATCTCTTTTAAGCAGCGCATTATGTTTATCATTGCTAAGTGCCTGTAACAGCACTCTAGATAATACTGAAATATCACCTGCTGATATTAAAGTAATGCAAATACTTGATGCTAAAGACAACTGGAGCTTTGAGTTAACAACATCTGAGCACCTAAATAAAGTAACTGAACGCATCATTTATTTAAGTGAAAATAAATTTAATAATTCAGAGCTTGATTCACTTTTATATTTCCTACGTGGTTTTAGTTATTATGGAGATACTAAGCAAATAACCGACTCAAGTTGGTTACAACTAGAACAAGCCTTAACGACCTTAAATAAATCAGGTTTATTAAACCTGAACCACAATAGTAACGCACGATTAGTTGAGCATTATGCTGTAGCCCTTTATCGTTTTTATAACCAAGATATTTTGAGTGCTAAAGTAGGACCTCATTTAAATACTTTATCACAACTTGTACAGTTACCTATTGATATTGAAAACTCGCCTTCTCAGTATGCTAAATGGGAACTGATCAGAGCTATGGCCTTTTTAACCTATGAAGCTAAAAACAATAAAGTACTTGCTGGTGCAATTTTAGCAAATCAAAACTGGCTACCGAGTTTAAAAGCTTTAATCAAACAAAGCGGTTGGCAAGCTGAACATGCACTTTGGGCACTCGCTTATCAACATAAAATATTACATGAAGGTGCTAAAAAACAATTAGATACCCATGTATGGCAACTAGTTGATAATATGGAACTTGAGTTGAATAAAAAGCAATTTTTATTTTCACAAAGGTATTTAGTGAATAGCTTTAGAGGGTTATCAGAATGTAACAGTGATTTTGAAGGTAAATGTTCATTCCCTACAATTGATGAAGCATTGCCTATCAATCACCAATGCTCTGATAGTTTATTTATTCGCGCCAACGAAATGAATAAGTCACAACTTGAAACAAGCTGCAATAAGTTAACATCACAAGAAAGCCAATTTCATTCTTTGTTAAATACAAAAAATCAACCAGCAGCAAATGATCATAATCAATCATTACGAGTTGTGATTTTTGATAATTACAGCCAATATAATCAATACGGTCAAATGGTATTTGATATCCATACGGATAATGGTGGTATGTATATCGAAGGCACTCCGAGCGATCCAAATAATCAAGCAACATTTTATTCTTATGAGGTATTTTGGCAACGTCCTGATTTTAAAGTATGGAACTTAAATCATGAATATGTACATTACCTTGATGGTCGTTTTAGCAAATATGGTAGTTTTGGTCATTTTCCTTCACATTTGGTCTGGTGGAGCGAAGGCTTGGCTGAATTGGTTTCAAGACAAAAAGTTAACCCTAAAGCCTACCAAGAAGCAAAAGAAACTGCTAAAGAAGAATGGCCTACTTTAGAAGAGATATTTGCGACTACCTATATTGATGGGAGTAAACGCGTATATAAATGGTCATATTTAGCAATTAACTATTTAAGCCAGGTTGATCTTCAAGGTGTTCAGCTATTATCTCAACATTTAAAAAATGATTTTTTTGATGGTTATAAAGCACAATTAGATAGCCTTGCTCAAAAACATCAAGCTGGTTTTGTTGCATTTTTAGATAAACAGCTAAAAAATGGTGCTAACAAAGACCTTCAAGTTAAAAAAGATAAAAGCCCTAAAAAGTTATATAGATATTTATATCGCGATTATTTAATGCCAAAGTCTTTAAAGCTAACTCAAAAACATAATCATATTCTTTAA
- a CDS encoding class I SAM-dependent methyltransferase — protein sequence MPDLINSQSSSPFYPLLQALSDSLNANIESLDAIELENASLVDNKELCRIFHGRGHAYEGLSHLNLDFYSPYLFLISYIDVAPQLLESLTQLIWLHVKESNNPNIKGLIYQQRAGRDTHTQVIQGEDPKSFEIQELGLKYQVELTGSQNTGIFPDMKVGRAWTKAQAADTKVLNLFSYTCGFSLAAMAGGAKQVINMDMNKGVLRTGKINHELNGFTRNVSFYPHDILKSFGKLKKLGPFDLVIVDPPSFQKGSFVLTKDYQKILRRLPEILTDGAQLLLCANSPELNLQAFKNLISEHAGEKFIFKQRLDPAPNFVELDDDRSLKALIYKFES from the coding sequence ATGCCTGATTTAATCAACTCTCAATCATCGAGTCCGTTTTATCCGTTATTGCAGGCATTAAGTGACTCACTTAATGCTAATATTGAAAGCTTAGATGCAATAGAATTAGAAAATGCATCTTTGGTTGATAATAAAGAACTTTGTCGTATATTTCACGGCAGGGGCCATGCGTATGAAGGGTTAAGTCACTTAAATCTAGACTTTTATTCCCCTTACTTATTTTTAATTTCATATATAGATGTAGCACCTCAGCTCCTTGAAAGTTTAACTCAGTTGATATGGCTGCATGTTAAGGAATCAAATAATCCAAATATTAAAGGTTTGATATATCAACAAAGAGCTGGAAGAGATACACATACTCAAGTTATTCAGGGAGAAGACCCTAAAAGCTTTGAAATACAAGAGCTAGGACTAAAATATCAAGTTGAATTAACAGGTAGTCAAAATACTGGTATTTTTCCAGATATGAAAGTAGGAAGGGCTTGGACTAAAGCACAAGCTGCAGATACTAAAGTACTTAACCTATTTTCTTATACGTGTGGTTTCTCTTTAGCTGCTATGGCCGGTGGTGCTAAACAAGTCATTAATATGGATATGAATAAAGGGGTATTACGGACAGGTAAAATAAATCATGAACTCAATGGATTTACTCGAAATGTGAGTTTTTATCCCCATGATATTTTAAAATCATTTGGAAAGTTAAAGAAATTAGGTCCATTTGATTTAGTGATTGTAGATCCGCCAAGCTTTCAAAAAGGCAGTTTTGTTTTGACAAAAGACTATCAAAAAATATTAAGACGTTTACCTGAAATATTAACTGATGGCGCACAGTTATTGTTATGTGCAAACAGCCCTGAATTAAACTTACAGGCTTTTAAAAACTTAATATCAGAGCACGCAGGTGAAAAGTTTATATTTAAGCAGCGTCTTGATCCGGCACCTAATTTTGTTGAATTAGATGACGACCGCAGCTTAAAGGCTTTGATATATAAATTTGAAAGTTAA
- a CDS encoding MASE3 domain-containing protein — protein sequence MFYFLHRFYRYSFVIGHIFKFLSFWMVYQAIVQTILKKPFTLLTKNSNSYDAIHQPTILIDSNGDISQLNQSAVKIINTALIDAIHQPVHILFHPENLSKHNCSICNSIKKHEIIFSEEFYYPQFNKF from the coding sequence ATATTTTACTTTTTACACAGATTTTACAGGTACAGCTTTGTTATTGGACATATATTTAAATTTTTATCATTTTGGATGGTTTATCAAGCGATTGTACAAACAATTTTAAAAAAACCTTTCACTTTATTAACTAAAAATTCAAATAGCTATGATGCAATCCATCAACCCACTATTCTAATTGACAGTAATGGTGATATATCACAATTAAATCAATCAGCAGTGAAAATAATCAATACAGCTTTAATTGATGCAATCCATCAACCAGTTCATATATTATTTCATCCAGAAAATTTATCAAAACATAACTGTTCTATTTGTAATTCAATAAAAAAACATGAAATAATTTTTAGCGAAGAGTTTTATTATCCACAATTTAATAAATTTTAG
- the queC gene encoding 7-cyano-7-deazaguanine synthase QueC has product MSQKVVVIYSGGMDSYTVLNKALRDGYEVYALSFDYGQRHVKELDVAAVACKGLDVHHKIVDISAINQIIGGSSLTDDIEVPEGHYEAENMKSTIVPNRNMILLSLAVGYAVSLKACKVYYGAHSGDHAIYPDCRPEFVKKMDDVCRIANYDEVEIVSPYLKNSKIDILTDGLKMNLDYSQTWTCYNGREKACGKCGACQERLEAFKLNNVIDPIEYEV; this is encoded by the coding sequence ATGTCGCAAAAAGTTGTTGTTATTTATTCCGGTGGAATGGATTCATATACCGTATTGAACAAAGCCTTAAGAGATGGCTATGAAGTTTATGCATTATCATTCGATTACGGACAGCGACATGTTAAGGAACTTGATGTGGCAGCAGTAGCCTGTAAAGGCTTGGATGTTCATCATAAAATCGTTGATATTTCAGCTATAAATCAAATAATTGGAGGCTCTTCTTTAACTGATGATATTGAAGTTCCTGAAGGTCATTACGAAGCTGAAAATATGAAAAGTACCATAGTGCCTAACCGTAATATGATCTTACTGTCATTAGCTGTTGGTTATGCTGTGTCACTAAAAGCATGTAAAGTTTATTATGGCGCACATTCTGGTGATCATGCCATTTACCCTGATTGTCGCCCAGAGTTTGTTAAAAAGATGGATGATGTGTGTCGTATCGCTAACTATGATGAAGTTGAGATTGTTAGCCCATACCTTAAAAATAGCAAAATTGATATTTTAACTGATGGTCTAAAAATGAATTTAGATTACAGCCAAACTTGGACTTGTTATAACGGTCGTGAAAAGGCGTGTGGTAAATGTGGTGCATGCCAAGAAAGATTGGAAGCGTTTAAACTTAATAATGTCATTGATCCAATAGAATACGAAGTATAA
- a CDS encoding winged helix-turn-helix domain-containing protein, with product MSKHDLIKIKDWIFDPSTKSLRKDDGTDETVTLENKQCLLLQFLIENHSQVVNRDQLIETVWFGRIVEELTINAVVSRLRKVLGGEKNDYIKTHPKIGYSLVSEIKFIEKEIVEPETIKISVPESSASDLTHKMRYSKNAITSFIAIGFIIILVSFIIFKNKEINSTPPTNINISNSVTPLPLTYQEGWELSADLSPDKKLLAFVHKTNADSNMQVMVKNINTNKTISIDDNYTTSPKWSKDGKTLFYQNFIKEKCLIKSVAIDKDLNLNKTNKITSCGNILSMSPLAIDNTWIYFSYKLNDTEPFVIKRFNLDTKQEETLTAPPIKHYGDYSLSLDNSGHKLAFIRSITNTKHELMYLNLISGEVKFLTSFSHVPYQIDWNPTADSIVFVNENYTLSSINIDSLKVTPLYQSSEQIIGPKIISDNELLLIIGDFYTSDIKQLNLAANDTLASNLISSSFNDFAASQSEGNEDITAFVSNRTGKNQLWISDTNEIYQLTNFKETHLLSNLKLSFDASQLLFTKNHQLFSIDIKSKTISEITKKNEYIKSPIWLCSSKDSILTIFHSKGESNLYLINSKNGTKEKLQASINSVKSDCKNNQYYVSKLGVDGIYKLTDDWHIEQDSYRILNTNFADYYEWEVYENNLYYTKHNKFYKLNLMTKKQTELFKGEFSVGRFSLSNNRLLYTKRNLNNTYVAKMKIKTSL from the coding sequence TTGAGTAAACATGATCTTATAAAAATAAAAGACTGGATTTTTGATCCTAGCACTAAATCATTACGCAAGGATGATGGCACTGATGAGACTGTAACACTTGAAAATAAACAGTGCTTACTCTTACAGTTTTTAATAGAAAATCACTCTCAAGTAGTTAATCGAGATCAACTTATTGAAACTGTTTGGTTTGGCAGAATAGTTGAAGAACTCACAATCAATGCTGTTGTTTCAAGATTAAGAAAAGTACTTGGTGGTGAAAAAAATGACTATATTAAAACACACCCAAAAATAGGTTATTCACTCGTATCAGAAATTAAGTTTATAGAAAAGGAAATTGTAGAGCCTGAAACAATAAAGATATCAGTACCGGAATCGTCAGCTAGTGACTTAACTCATAAGATGCGTTATTCCAAAAACGCAATAACTTCCTTTATTGCAATTGGGTTTATCATAATTTTAGTTTCATTTATTATTTTTAAAAATAAAGAAATTAATAGTACACCGCCCACCAATATCAATATATCTAATTCAGTAACACCACTGCCTTTAACATATCAAGAGGGTTGGGAGTTAAGTGCAGACCTTTCACCGGATAAAAAATTATTAGCATTTGTTCACAAAACCAATGCTGATTCAAACATGCAAGTCATGGTTAAAAATATTAATACAAATAAAACAATTTCTATCGATGATAATTACACTACATCTCCTAAATGGTCTAAAGATGGTAAAACCCTTTTTTACCAAAATTTTATTAAAGAGAAATGTCTCATTAAAAGCGTTGCTATTGATAAGGATTTGAACTTAAACAAAACTAACAAAATTACTAGCTGTGGTAATATTTTAAGCATGAGCCCTTTAGCTATTGATAACACTTGGATCTATTTTTCATATAAACTTAATGATACAGAACCTTTTGTTATTAAAAGGTTTAATTTAGATACGAAACAAGAAGAAACATTAACTGCACCTCCTATAAAACACTATGGTGACTATAGTTTAAGTTTAGATAACAGCGGTCATAAGCTAGCATTTATAAGATCAATTACCAATACTAAACATGAATTAATGTACCTAAATTTAATAAGTGGTGAAGTGAAGTTTTTAACCAGCTTTAGCCATGTACCATATCAAATAGACTGGAATCCTACAGCTGATTCAATCGTATTTGTTAATGAAAATTATACTTTAAGTTCAATTAATATTGACTCTCTCAAAGTAACACCTTTGTATCAATCAAGTGAACAAATTATAGGTCCTAAAATCATCTCAGATAATGAGCTATTACTGATAATTGGTGACTTTTATACATCAGATATAAAACAATTAAACTTAGCAGCTAATGATACTCTTGCCTCAAATTTAATATCATCAAGTTTTAATGACTTTGCAGCCTCACAATCTGAAGGCAACGAAGATATAACTGCATTTGTATCAAATAGAACAGGTAAAAACCAACTTTGGATTTCTGATACAAATGAAATTTATCAACTTACTAATTTTAAAGAAACTCATTTATTATCTAATTTAAAATTGTCATTTGATGCATCTCAATTATTATTTACTAAAAATCACCAGCTTTTTTCAATAGATATTAAGTCGAAAACAATTAGTGAAATAACTAAAAAGAATGAATATATTAAAAGCCCTATTTGGCTATGTTCAAGTAAAGATTCAATTTTAACCATATTCCACAGTAAGGGTGAATCTAATCTGTACTTAATCAACAGTAAAAATGGTACTAAGGAAAAACTACAAGCTTCTATTAATTCAGTTAAATCTGATTGTAAGAATAATCAGTATTATGTCAGTAAGCTTGGTGTAGATGGTATTTATAAATTAACAGACGATTGGCATATAGAGCAAGATTCTTACCGTATTTTAAACACTAACTTTGCTGATTATTATGAATGGGAAGTTTATGAAAATAACCTTTATTACACCAAACACAATAAGTTTTATAAGTTAAATTTAATGACAAAAAAACAAACGGAACTATTTAAAGGTGAATTTTCTGTTGGTCGATTTAGCTTATCTAATAACCGGTTACTCTATACCAAAAGAAATTTAAATAATACCTATGTTGCCAAGATGAAAATAAAAACAAGTTTATAA